A stretch of the uncultured Trichococcus sp. genome encodes the following:
- a CDS encoding ketopantoate reductase family protein yields MKIETVAIIGLGALGILYGNHFTKAIGKDRVRIVVNKERMARYQEQGISFNGEPCDFQYVDEKDASLEPADLVILAVKGTQLDDAIETARNQVGPDTTIISVLNGISSEEVIGAAFGGEKIVHCVAQGMDALRTGNDVKSVHIGELRIGIDAPEKQTRLDAVAAFFEETGLPHVVEADILHRMWAKFMLNVGVNQVLMVKEGTFRDIHKEGPIRDLMIAAMREVLPIAQKEGVNLTETDLENDLTIIDGLTPLGMPSMRQDGIAKRPSEVELFAGTILKRAKKYGLPAPTNQYLYDQVQAIEATY; encoded by the coding sequence ATGAAGATTGAAACTGTAGCCATCATCGGATTGGGCGCTTTAGGAATCCTATACGGAAACCATTTCACGAAAGCCATCGGAAAGGATCGCGTGCGCATCGTCGTCAACAAAGAGCGGATGGCGCGCTATCAGGAACAAGGCATTTCCTTCAACGGGGAGCCCTGTGATTTCCAATACGTCGACGAAAAAGATGCCAGTCTGGAACCTGCAGACCTTGTCATTTTAGCCGTAAAAGGAACCCAATTGGATGACGCGATCGAAACAGCCCGCAACCAAGTCGGTCCGGATACGACGATCATTTCGGTCCTGAACGGCATTTCCAGCGAAGAAGTCATCGGCGCGGCTTTTGGCGGTGAGAAGATCGTCCACTGCGTAGCCCAAGGGATGGACGCACTGCGCACCGGCAACGATGTGAAGTCTGTCCATATCGGCGAACTGCGCATCGGCATCGATGCTCCCGAAAAACAGACGCGTTTGGATGCGGTGGCAGCGTTCTTCGAAGAAACAGGTTTGCCGCACGTTGTTGAAGCGGATATCCTCCACCGCATGTGGGCGAAATTCATGCTGAATGTCGGCGTGAATCAAGTGCTGATGGTGAAGGAAGGCACTTTCCGCGACATCCACAAAGAGGGACCAATCCGCGACCTGATGATCGCCGCCATGCGCGAAGTCTTGCCGATCGCCCAGAAGGAAGGTGTCAACCTGACGGAAACCGATCTGGAGAACGATTTGACGATCATCGACGGACTGACACCGTTGGGAATGCCATCGATGCGACAGGATGGCATTGCGAAACGGCCTTCAGAGGTCGAGTTGTTTGCAGGCACCATACTGAAAAGAGCAAAAAAATACGGATTGCCTGCTCCGACGAACCAATACCTTTACGACCAGGTCCAAGCCATCGAAGCAACATACTAA